In Lepus europaeus isolate LE1 chromosome 8, mLepTim1.pri, whole genome shotgun sequence, a single genomic region encodes these proteins:
- the TMEM165 gene encoding putative divalent cation/proton antiporter TMEM165, producing MAARLLLFLLVPLLWAPARVQAGPDDDLSRRNKEPQAPAQQLQPQPAAVQGPEPARAEKGLTPAAPVHTNKEDPATQTNLGFIHAFVAAISVIIVSELGDKTFFIAAIMAMRYHRLTVMAGAMLALGLMTCLSVLFGYATTVIPRVYTYYVSTALFAIFGIRMLREGLKMSPDEGQEELEEVQAELKRKDEEFQRTKLLNGPDVEAGASTAMPQKKWLHFISPIFVQALTLTFLAEWGDRSQLTTIVLAAREDPYGVAVGGTVGHCLCTGLAVIGGRMIAQKISVRTVTIIGGIVFLAFAFSALFISPDSGF from the exons ATGgcggcccggctgctcctgttcctgcTGGTTCCGCTGCTGTGGGCCCCGGCCAGGGTGCAGGCCGGTCCCGACGACGACCTGAGCCGCCGGAACAAGGAGCCGCAGGCGCCCGCCCAGCAGCTGCAGCCGCAGCCCGCGGCCGTGCAGGGCCCCGAGCCGGCGCGGGCCGAG AAAGGACTTACCCCAGCAGCCCCAGTTCATACCAATAAAGAAGATCCAGCAACCCAGACCAACTTGGGATTTATCCATGCGTTCGTGGCAGCCATATCGGTTATCATTGTGTCCGAGCTGGGTGACAAGACGTTTTTCATAGCGGCCATCATGGCCATGCGCTATCACCGGCTGACCGTGATGGCCGGCGCTATGCTGGCCCTGGGCCTGATGACCTGCTTGTCAG TGCTGTTCGGCTACGCCACCACGGTCATCCCCAGGGTGTACACGTACTATGTGTCCACGGCGCTGTTCGCCATCTTTGGCATTCGGATGCTCCGGGAAGGCTTGAAGATGAGCCCAGACGAGGGCCAAGAGGAACTCGAGGAAGTGCAAGCAGAGCTGAAGAGGAAAGACGAGGAA TTCCAGCGAACCAAGCTCTTGAACGGCCCGGATGTGGAAGCCGGCGCGAGCACGGCCATGCCGCAGAAGAAGTGGCTGCACTTCATCTCCCCGATCTTTGTGCAGGCGCTCACACTCACCTTCCTGGCCGAGTGGGGCGACCGCTCTCAGCTCACCACCATCGTGCTGGCCGCCAGAGAG GACCCCTACGGCGTGGCGGTGGGCGGCACGGTGGGCCACTGCCTGTGCACCGGCCTGGCGGTGATCGGGGGCAGGATGATAGCCCAGAAAATCTCCGTCAGAACCG TGACAATCATAGGAGGCATCGTGTTCCTGGCGTTCGCATTTTCCGCACTATTTATTAGTCCCGACTCTGGTTTTTAA